In a genomic window of Ignavibacteriota bacterium:
- a CDS encoding NAD-dependent epimerase/dehydratase family protein yields MIACVTGANGFIGSHVVDRLLAEGYTVRALVRKSSNLRWLEGKNVDFVYGDVRDAASLPAFVANADLIFHIAALVKARTRDEYFEANERATRRLLEAARLHAPGLRRFLYVSSQTAGGPAPSLDAPVTEDSPPNPITTYGESKIAAEKVVKEYTGVLPWTIVRPPAVFGPRDTEIFIYFQTVARGLNSIIGLGEKRLNLIYVEDLVDGFFRAATADIALHQTYFIASKAFYSWPEVGSIVGRALGKKYFTVRIPHAVVYALAAVAQAVAAISGRAATLNLEKARDITRQYWICDVSKAERDLGFRENTTIDEAIRRTVAWYREQGWLR; encoded by the coding sequence ATGATCGCCTGTGTCACGGGAGCAAACGGTTTCATCGGAAGCCATGTTGTGGATCGGCTCCTCGCCGAGGGATATACCGTCCGCGCCCTCGTGCGCAAGAGCAGCAATCTCCGCTGGCTCGAAGGGAAAAACGTCGACTTTGTCTACGGCGATGTACGCGATGCGGCATCGCTGCCTGCCTTTGTGGCGAACGCCGATCTGATTTTCCATATCGCGGCCCTCGTCAAGGCGCGCACGCGCGACGAGTACTTCGAGGCAAATGAACGCGCCACGCGCCGCCTCCTCGAGGCCGCGCGTCTCCATGCGCCCGGCCTGCGGCGATTCCTCTACGTGAGCAGCCAGACGGCGGGCGGCCCGGCGCCCTCGCTCGACGCGCCCGTAACCGAGGATTCGCCTCCCAATCCGATCACAACCTACGGCGAATCAAAAATCGCCGCTGAAAAAGTGGTGAAGGAATACACGGGCGTTCTGCCCTGGACCATCGTCCGGCCGCCCGCCGTGTTTGGTCCGCGCGACACCGAGATTTTCATCTATTTCCAGACTGTGGCGCGTGGCCTGAATTCGATCATCGGCCTCGGGGAAAAACGGCTGAATCTCATCTATGTCGAGGATCTGGTCGACGGGTTCTTCCGTGCGGCGACTGCCGATATCGCGCTGCACCAGACCTACTTCATCGCCAGCAAGGCCTTCTACTCCTGGCCCGAGGTCGGATCGATCGTCGGTCGGGCGCTCGGAAAAAAATACTTCACGGTCCGGATTCCTCACGCCGTGGTCTATGCGCTTGCGGCGGTGGCACAGGCCGTGGCCGCCATCAGCGGCAGGGCAGCCACGCTGAATCTCGAAAAGGCCCGCGACATCACGCGCCAATACTGGATTTGCGACGTGTCGAAGGCCGAACGCGACCTCGGCTTCCGCGAGAACACGACCATCGACGAGGCGATACGGCGCACCGTCGCCTGGTACCGCGAGCAGGGCTGGCTGCGCTGA
- the ybeY gene encoding rRNA maturation RNase YbeY, with product MTVTVTFAARLGSIGAAIFRDACLLVLRGEKKRDASISIVLLDDTAMARLNETFLSHAGPTDVITFPLGDGPAPEAEIYISGDTARGQARDYGVPLREELARLVIHGTLHACGYDDLAEPARSRMLRRQEKYVAQLFAR from the coding sequence ATGACCGTCACCGTCACCTTCGCGGCGCGACTGGGTTCCATCGGCGCCGCCATTTTTCGCGACGCCTGTCTGCTCGTTCTGCGGGGGGAAAAAAAACGGGACGCCTCGATCAGCATCGTGCTGCTCGACGACACCGCCATGGCCCGTCTGAACGAAACATTTCTGTCGCATGCGGGTCCAACCGACGTGATCACCTTCCCGCTCGGCGATGGACCCGCCCCTGAGGCCGAGATCTACATCAGCGGCGACACCGCCCGCGGGCAGGCGCGCGATTACGGTGTGCCGCTCCGCGAGGAACTTGCGCGGCTCGTCATTCACGGGACGCTTCACGCCTGCGGCTACGACGATCTCGCCGAACCAGCGCGCTCGCGTATGCTTCGCCGACAGGAAAAATACGTGGCGCAGCTTTTCGCCCGCTGA
- a CDS encoding DUF494 family protein: MQEKIIEIIVYLIHEMRHDKRLGEIDLRILSDRGYTDNEISTAFSWLFDKITLGENVLAEETRTSPHSHRVLHEAERNVITPDGYGYLIQLRELGLLDDMEMELAIDRIMMAGFTAVGLAEMKSIVASIIFDYDDSNRMGSRLMLNSQDTIH, from the coding sequence ATGCAGGAAAAAATCATCGAAATAATCGTCTACCTGATCCACGAGATGCGGCACGACAAGCGTCTCGGGGAAATCGACCTCCGTATCCTGTCGGACCGGGGATACACCGATAACGAAATCAGCACGGCCTTTAGCTGGCTGTTCGATAAAATCACTCTCGGGGAAAACGTGCTGGCCGAAGAAACCCGCACGTCGCCTCATTCCCACCGCGTGCTGCACGAGGCCGAACGCAACGTCATCACGCCGGATGGGTACGGCTACCTGATCCAGCTCCGCGAACTCGGGCTGCTCGACGACATGGAGATGGAACTCGCCATCGATCGAATCATGATGGCGGGATTCACCGCCGTCGGCCTCGCCGAGATGAAGTCCATCGTCGCGTCCATCATCTTCGACTACGACGATTCGAACCGCATGGGGAGCCGGCTCATGCTCAATAGCCAGGACACGATTCACTGA
- a CDS encoding DUF2064 domain-containing protein encodes MRSPNSLILFDTSHNAAGARDGLAPLGEDIAAELRAAYLVDAARRFSSLPLANLRILLSDVMLHPLAAAAAPSAEIAMQNGDTAAERLIDAFEDAFDAGHKHVLLVFADALHAPLRAIETAFLLLDTFDDALVLGPTESQDVYAIGLRHPNDTLLAGIAGAAETPLLAGLGVVSPDESAVYSLMPWKTLGTKDELVRFIAEAENEDAATYAATFTCLARHAESFVTSVS; translated from the coding sequence ATGCGATCGCCGAACTCCCTTATCCTTTTCGACACATCCCACAACGCCGCGGGAGCACGCGACGGACTTGCGCCACTCGGCGAGGACATCGCCGCGGAACTGCGCGCCGCCTACCTCGTTGATGCCGCGCGTCGCTTCAGTTCCTTGCCGCTCGCGAATCTGCGCATACTGCTGTCGGACGTCATGCTACACCCGCTGGCCGCAGCCGCCGCGCCCTCAGCCGAGATCGCCATGCAGAACGGCGACACTGCCGCCGAGCGCCTGATCGACGCCTTCGAGGACGCCTTCGACGCGGGACACAAACACGTGCTGCTGGTGTTCGCCGACGCCCTGCATGCCCCGCTGCGCGCGATAGAGACGGCCTTCCTGCTGCTCGACACCTTCGACGACGCGCTCGTGCTGGGGCCGACAGAAAGCCAGGACGTGTACGCCATCGGGCTGCGGCATCCGAACGACACCCTGCTCGCAGGCATCGCGGGCGCCGCCGAGACTCCCCTGCTCGCGGGCCTCGGCGTGGTATCGCCGGACGAGTCCGCGGTGTATTCGCTGATGCCCTGGAAAACGCTCGGCACAAAGGATGAACTTGTCCGATTTATTGCCGAGGCCGAGAACGAGGATGCGGCAACCTACGCCGCCACCTTCACCTGCCTCGCGCGTCACGCCGAGAGCTTCGTCACATCCGTGTCATGA
- a CDS encoding glycosyltransferase, with translation MPAPESTPRPQPRISYIVVHFGPAEYTHTCLRQLRTHACGLPAEIVVVDNGAETPFHSDDADIIVRFESNRGYGAACNAGARAASGALLFILNNDIELSDNIAAPLAALFDEDAALGIAAPRLSFPDGRFQLSYGEDPGLVSEFRERRRQRESRAGGGPHFERRRAEADHAHDVDWVTGAAFMISRACFNATGGFDEEYFFYFEDADLCRRARLAGYRVRYEPRASIVHLGGGSQSAGDPRIRRWYRLGQVRYYSLHNSRISFWLLKLYFFATLIVAVPPGSDQRTAKRALFQELRAVPYSPLSRRARR, from the coding sequence ATGCCCGCTCCTGAGTCCACTCCGCGGCCGCAGCCGCGCATCTCGTACATCGTCGTGCATTTCGGTCCGGCGGAGTACACACACACGTGTCTGCGCCAGCTTCGGACACACGCATGCGGCCTGCCCGCCGAGATCGTGGTGGTGGACAACGGCGCCGAGACGCCGTTCCATTCGGACGATGCCGACATCATCGTGCGTTTCGAGAGCAACCGCGGATACGGGGCCGCCTGCAACGCGGGCGCGCGCGCCGCGTCGGGCGCGCTGCTGTTCATACTGAACAACGACATCGAACTCAGCGACAACATCGCGGCGCCACTGGCCGCGCTGTTCGACGAGGATGCGGCGCTCGGCATCGCCGCTCCGCGGCTCTCGTTCCCGGACGGGCGTTTTCAGTTATCATACGGAGAGGATCCCGGACTCGTGTCGGAATTCCGCGAGCGCCGGCGCCAGCGCGAAAGCCGGGCGGGAGGCGGGCCGCACTTCGAACGCCGCCGCGCTGAGGCCGATCATGCGCACGACGTGGACTGGGTGACCGGCGCGGCATTCATGATATCACGCGCCTGTTTCAACGCGACGGGCGGTTTCGACGAAGAGTACTTTTTTTACTTCGAAGACGCGGACCTCTGCAGGCGCGCGCGGCTCGCCGGCTACCGTGTGCGCTACGAACCACGCGCGAGCATCGTGCACCTCGGCGGGGGCTCGCAGTCCGCGGGCGATCCGCGCATCAGGCGGTGGTATCGATTGGGGCAGGTCCGGTATTATTCCCTGCACAACAGCCGCATTTCCTTTTGGCTCTTAAAGCTGTATTTTTTCGCCACACTCATTGTCGCTGTACCGCCCGGATCCGACCAGCGCACGGCAAAGCGGGCCCTGTTCCAAGAACTCCGCGCTGTTCCGTATTCTCCCCTGTCGCGCCGCGCGCGACGATGA
- the topA gene encoding type I DNA topoisomerase — MAKSLIIVESPSKAKTINKYLGKDYVVEATVGHIKNLPANDLGVDVENGYVPRYVIIRGKNQVVKELQSRAQKASAVYIATDPDREGEAIAAHIADEIEKKAAGKPLYRVLFNEITKSGVKSAMEHPRRIDQKMVQAQQARRVMDRIVGYKVSPFLWKTIYKGLSAGRVQSVALRFICEREEEIAAFQIREYWSLTGEFQKPGDGSYHAKLVKIGGSDPDIPDEATAARLLEDVRAQRYAITDVSKREVSRQPAAPFITSSLQQEASTRLRFSAKRTMMVAQQLYEGVELGEEGAVGLITYMRTDSTRLSNEALGAAREHISSVYGPEFLPSEPRLFKVKASAQDAHEAIRPTSMEFTPQRVRPFLTAEQYALYELVWKRFVASQMEAARIYQTTVLTEGGPYVFRGVGSIYTFRGFLQVYDDFEPESVDIDSKEEEAVIPDGLAAGDAVDLKNGGADDMHQHFTKPPPRYTESSLVKELEAKGIGRPSTYALIVSTVQERGYVEQKERRLYATTLGMDVNKLLRTHFNSLFNVEFTARMEEELDTIATGEATYMKVMDDFYHPFMELLNSVSPDEARLTETTETPCDKCGRPMIIRWGRNGKFLACSGYPECKNAKPLPEDAERMKINENCPLCAHPLVLKQSRYGKFIGCSHYPDCTFTRPITLGIHCPKCKEGEISERQSKTKRTFYGCTRYPNCDFVTWDKPVAKACPQCGNEYLSHKYTQKKGEFLKCPNCKDEFTLALDPIDLVQAAA, encoded by the coding sequence ATGGCAAAATCACTTATCATCGTCGAATCGCCCTCGAAGGCGAAAACCATCAACAAGTATCTGGGCAAGGACTATGTTGTCGAGGCCACGGTAGGCCACATTAAAAATCTGCCCGCGAACGACCTCGGCGTCGATGTCGAGAACGGCTATGTGCCGCGCTACGTGATCATCCGCGGCAAGAACCAGGTGGTGAAGGAACTGCAGTCGCGGGCGCAGAAGGCGAGTGCCGTCTATATCGCGACCGATCCCGACCGCGAAGGCGAGGCCATCGCCGCGCATATCGCCGACGAGATCGAGAAGAAGGCGGCGGGCAAGCCGCTGTATCGCGTGCTCTTCAACGAGATCACCAAAAGCGGCGTCAAGTCGGCTATGGAACATCCGCGGCGCATCGACCAGAAGATGGTGCAGGCCCAGCAGGCGCGCCGCGTGATGGATCGCATCGTGGGCTACAAGGTGAGCCCCTTCCTGTGGAAGACCATCTACAAGGGACTCAGCGCGGGCCGCGTGCAGAGTGTGGCGCTGCGTTTCATCTGCGAGCGCGAGGAGGAGATCGCCGCGTTTCAGATCCGCGAGTACTGGTCCCTGACCGGCGAGTTCCAGAAGCCGGGCGACGGATCCTATCACGCGAAGCTGGTAAAAATCGGAGGTTCGGATCCGGATATCCCCGATGAGGCGACGGCGGCGCGCCTGCTCGAGGACGTGCGCGCACAGCGCTACGCGATCACCGACGTCTCGAAGCGCGAGGTCTCGCGCCAGCCCGCGGCGCCGTTCATCACCAGTTCGCTGCAGCAGGAGGCCTCGACGCGCCTGCGCTTCTCGGCGAAGCGCACCATGATGGTCGCGCAGCAGCTCTACGAGGGTGTGGAACTGGGCGAGGAGGGCGCCGTCGGTCTCATCACCTACATGCGTACCGATTCGACACGCCTCAGCAACGAGGCGCTCGGCGCCGCGCGCGAGCATATATCCTCGGTGTACGGACCGGAGTTCCTGCCGTCCGAACCGCGTCTGTTCAAGGTGAAGGCCTCGGCCCAGGACGCGCACGAGGCGATACGCCCGACCTCGATGGAGTTCACGCCGCAACGCGTGCGCCCCTTCCTCACCGCCGAGCAATACGCACTCTACGAACTCGTCTGGAAACGTTTTGTCGCGAGCCAGATGGAGGCCGCGCGTATCTATCAGACGACCGTGCTGACCGAGGGCGGTCCCTATGTGTTCCGCGGCGTCGGCTCCATATACACCTTCCGCGGTTTTCTGCAGGTGTATGACGACTTCGAACCCGAGTCGGTGGATATCGACAGCAAGGAAGAGGAAGCCGTCATCCCCGATGGCCTGGCCGCGGGCGACGCTGTGGATCTCAAGAACGGCGGCGCCGACGACATGCATCAGCATTTTACCAAGCCGCCCCCGCGCTACACCGAAAGCAGTCTTGTCAAGGAACTCGAGGCGAAGGGCATCGGACGTCCGAGCACCTACGCGCTCATCGTGAGCACGGTGCAGGAGCGCGGCTATGTGGAACAGAAGGAGCGCCGCCTCTACGCCACCACGCTGGGCATGGACGTGAACAAGCTTCTGCGCACGCATTTCAACTCGCTCTTCAATGTCGAATTCACGGCGCGCATGGAGGAGGAACTCGACACCATCGCGACCGGCGAAGCCACATACATGAAGGTGATGGACGATTTCTATCATCCGTTCATGGAACTGCTCAACAGTGTGTCGCCCGACGAGGCGCGCCTCACGGAAACCACCGAGACGCCCTGCGACAAATGCGGCAGGCCGATGATCATCCGCTGGGGTCGCAACGGAAAATTCCTCGCCTGCAGCGGTTATCCCGAATGCAAAAACGCGAAGCCGTTGCCCGAGGATGCCGAGCGGATGAAGATCAACGAGAACTGCCCGCTCTGCGCGCATCCGCTCGTTCTGAAACAGAGCCGCTACGGAAAGTTCATCGGCTGTTCCCACTATCCCGACTGCACCTTCACGCGTCCCATCACGCTCGGCATCCATTGCCCGAAGTGTAAGGAAGGCGAGATATCGGAGCGGCAGTCGAAAACCAAGCGCACATTTTACGGCTGCACACGGTATCCCAACTGCGATTTTGTGACCTGGGACAAACCTGTCGCCAAAGCTTGCCCTCAATGTGGAAATGAGTATCTTTCACACAAGTACACCCAGAAAAAAGGCGAATTTCTCAAGTGTCCGAACTGCAAGGATGAGTTCACGCTTGCCCTTGATCCAATCGACCTTGTACAGGCGGCTGCCTAA
- a CDS encoding glutamate--tRNA ligase: MTQTHTSPTANGGAAVRVRFAPSPTGYLHVGGLRTALYNYLFARHHGGAFVLRIEDTDRTRFVEGAQENLIDTLRWAGLDFDEGPGIGGPHGPYIQSERLEIYRTHVERLLAEGRAYRCFCTAEELETQRREQAEAKRPPMYDRRCRMLRPEDVEARLAAGAAHTVRMKVPLAGEVVFQDIIRGEIRVSCAVVDDQVLLKSDGFPTYHLANVVDDHAMAISHVIRGEEWLPSTAKHVLLYEALGWDPPQFAHLPLLLNPDRTKLSKRQGDVAVEDYRAKGYLAPALVNFVALLGWNTSDDTEIFSLETLASLFTLDRVGKAGAVFDPAKLDWFNGQYLRAMAPADLAALCAPHLAAAGADISDTARVEAIVAALATHLVRPADIADEAVFFFAERVAPESDEVRAALAADTAATVLDLFAEACTGVNPWERGAIKAAIQGVQKASGIKGKELFLPLRAALTGRAHGPELPVIAELLGREVCIRRARDARS; the protein is encoded by the coding sequence ATGACACAGACACACACATCTCCTACCGCCAACGGCGGGGCCGCGGTACGCGTACGGTTCGCTCCGAGCCCCACGGGCTATCTGCACGTGGGCGGCCTGCGCACCGCCCTCTATAACTACCTCTTCGCGCGGCATCACGGCGGCGCCTTTGTGCTGCGGATCGAAGACACCGACCGCACGCGCTTCGTGGAAGGCGCGCAGGAAAATCTGATCGACACGCTGCGCTGGGCCGGACTCGACTTCGACGAGGGTCCGGGCATCGGGGGTCCGCACGGCCCGTACATCCAATCCGAACGACTCGAGATATACCGTACACACGTCGAACGCCTCCTCGCCGAGGGCCGGGCGTACCGCTGCTTCTGCACCGCCGAGGAACTGGAAACCCAGAGGCGCGAGCAGGCCGAAGCCAAGCGTCCGCCGATGTACGACCGTCGCTGCCGTATGCTGCGCCCTGAAGACGTCGAGGCGCGGCTCGCGGCCGGAGCGGCGCACACCGTGCGCATGAAGGTGCCGCTGGCGGGCGAGGTGGTGTTTCAGGACATCATCCGCGGCGAGATCCGCGTCTCGTGCGCGGTGGTCGACGACCAGGTGCTGCTCAAATCCGACGGCTTCCCCACCTATCATCTCGCCAACGTGGTGGACGATCACGCGATGGCGATCAGCCATGTGATACGCGGCGAGGAATGGCTGCCTTCGACGGCCAAACACGTGCTGCTCTACGAGGCCCTGGGTTGGGATCCCCCTCAGTTTGCGCATCTGCCGCTGCTGCTGAATCCCGACCGCACCAAGCTCAGCAAGCGCCAGGGCGACGTGGCGGTGGAGGACTACCGCGCCAAGGGGTACCTTGCGCCCGCACTCGTCAATTTTGTGGCGCTGCTCGGGTGGAACACATCCGACGACACCGAGATTTTTTCGCTGGAAACACTCGCGTCCCTTTTCACCCTCGACCGCGTGGGCAAGGCGGGCGCCGTGTTCGATCCAGCCAAACTCGACTGGTTCAACGGCCAGTACCTGCGGGCTATGGCGCCCGCCGACCTGGCAGCGCTCTGCGCGCCGCATCTCGCCGCGGCGGGCGCCGACATCAGCGACACGGCGCGTGTCGAGGCCATCGTCGCGGCGCTCGCCACACACCTCGTGCGGCCCGCCGATATAGCGGATGAAGCGGTCTTTTTCTTTGCGGAGCGTGTCGCGCCCGAGAGCGACGAGGTGCGTGCCGCGCTCGCCGCGGACACGGCCGCGACCGTGCTCGACCTCTTCGCCGAGGCCTGCACCGGAGTGAATCCCTGGGAACGCGGCGCGATCAAGGCCGCGATACAGGGTGTGCAGAAGGCCTCGGGAATTAAGGGCAAGGAACTGTTTCTGCCGCTGCGCGCGGCGCTGACCGGGCGCGCGCACGGACCCGAGCTTCCCGTGATCGCGGAACTCCTGGGCCGCGAGGTGTGCATCCGTCGCGCGCGTGATGCCCGCTCCTGA
- the nadD gene encoding nicotinate (nicotinamide) nucleotide adenylyltransferase produces the protein MNVGVLGGTFNPPHNGHLLLAESARVELGLDLVLFVPAWRSPFKDGGGTPDAETRCEMVALAVSDNPFFACDHFEALRPTVSYTVDTLRHLRATRPDDTLHLLLGADAFAEFHLWRDPDEIVHLATLAVARRGAAEAPLHTSPYGTHARSFRMPAVDFSSTDIRARAREGKSVRYLVPWTVATFIEATGLYRDPT, from the coding sequence ATGAACGTCGGCGTACTGGGGGGCACATTTAATCCGCCGCACAACGGGCACCTGCTTCTGGCCGAAAGTGCGCGCGTGGAGCTGGGTCTCGACCTCGTGCTTTTTGTACCGGCCTGGCGTTCGCCCTTCAAGGACGGCGGCGGAACGCCCGATGCGGAGACCCGCTGCGAAATGGTGGCGCTTGCAGTGAGCGACAATCCGTTTTTCGCCTGCGACCATTTCGAGGCCCTGCGACCGACCGTGTCGTACACCGTCGACACGTTGCGCCATCTGCGCGCGACACGTCCGGACGACACGCTGCACCTGCTGCTCGGTGCCGACGCATTCGCCGAGTTTCATCTCTGGCGGGATCCGGACGAGATCGTCCACCTCGCCACACTCGCCGTCGCGCGCCGCGGCGCCGCGGAGGCCCCGTTGCACACCTCTCCGTACGGGACACACGCGCGCAGCTTCAGGATGCCCGCGGTCGACTTCTCGTCCACCGACATCCGCGCGCGCGCACGCGAGGGCAAAAGCGTGCGCTACCTTGTGCCGTGGACTGTGGCCACCTTCATCGAGGCAACCGGTCTGTATCGCGACCCCACGTAA